TTTTCTGATTTGGCACAGAATGATTATTAATAGTGTAGATGCCAATGCTGCAAACATCAAAGATTTTCCGCTTGCTATGAAATATATCACTGAGAAAATTGGCAAAACCAAATAACAATATTTCTTTATCGATGCAACTAATTCAGCTTTATCGACATGAGGGTTTTTTATATTATGTTTGTCCGCTTCTAAATGAACGATCCACAAAAGTGAGATCACGTAAAGCAACGCTGGAAGAGACGCGCATTTTGCAATAGTGAGGTACGGTGTACCAATCATATCCGCCATCACGAAAGCGGTAGCTCCCATTACGGGAGGAATTAAAAGCCCACCTGTTCCACCAACTGCAAACAAAGCTGCGCTGAATTTAGGGGAGAACTTTGCTTCATTCATCATTGGAAGCATCAATGCGCCTACGGTTGCTGTATTACCCGGGCCGCTTCCGCTGATCATTCCGAAAAGCCCTGCGGAAATAACGGTTGCCTTTCCAGCTCCGCCCAACGAATTTCTGGTGAGGTATTTTGCACATGAGGCGAATAATGTTCCTGCAGGGGTTGCCGCGAGGAAGCCGCCAAAAATCATGAAGTAATAGACAGTGCTGACCGTTGTTGCTATGGGACTTGAAAAAATACCACCTGTTGTAAGAAATTGAACTTCAGTAAATACGTGAAGATCTATACCTGAATGAGTGAAAATGCTTGGGAGGTTAGCACCGAAAAAACCGTATACTAAAAATATTAGGCATACTACATTCATTGACCACCCAAGATATCTACGTCCCGTCTCGAAAATTAGGATTACATATAGGATGCATAGCGCAATGTCTAGTGAAAAAATTTCGTCCACATACGGAATCCTTGAACTTAGCCTAGTCGTGTTTAATGCTATGTAAAGTAATACTCCGATAGAAATAAAATAACCTGATGTATCGATTATAATGTTTATATACCTATTGGATGTTCCTGAAAAAGGTTTTGCAAGAAATGCGATTGCAAGGGAACATGATAACAGAATGGCCCTCATAAGCATTGCGTCCACTGGTTGGAATGCGCAATATAACTGTGCAGTAAGCCAAAATAACCCGGTGGCATATATCAAGTTTTTTCTAGTAAATGCCATGATGCCCAAACCTCTCCTTTTTTAATTTAAAAAGTTAATATATCTTTTGATATGGAAAATAAAAAGGGATGTTATTTACGCTGAGCCATTTATAACATCCCTTAAAGACAATATTTTTATTCTTTATTTAATCTGACTTATTTCCTTGAAATACATTACTGCTCCTGGATGAAGAGGAACACCGCCTAGAAATTCGGGAGATGCGGCTTTTTTGAGATCAAAATCATTAAATGATTTGTGACCTTTTGTCAGATCCTCTTTGTGTTCCATAATCGATTTTGTGATCTTATAAGCAGTCTCGTCATCCATACTGGAATGTACGATGAGCATAGTCGAAGCCATGACGGAAGGGATAGCTTGATCTTGATTTTTGAATACACCTGCTGGAAGTTTATCCGGGACTAGTCCATACTTTGTCTCCATAAGCTTCTGCTGTTCTGGGACTAATCCAAGGAATTTCATTTTCCCGGTCAATGCGATTTCGGAAACTACGGGATGACCTTTATTAACGAACAGAACAAAAGCATCGCAACGCCCATCCTTAAAAGCGTTTATGATATTTTCTGTATCCGTGAATTCAACAGAACCGCCCCATTTCTTTATATCATCATAACCAACTTCACCGCATTCTAGCAAACGCGATGTTAGCAATTCTGCACCAGAGCCCTTTGCCTGGGTATATAGACGAATTTTAGCGTTGGCTTTTAGCAATTCTTCCCATGTTTTATACGGAAGATCTCCTCTTACCATAACTCCCGCGTAATATCTGTCCATATTACCCAAAAGACATCTTATATTTTTGCTTTTTTGAAACCCTGAAATCCCTCTCATGGCTGCTGCACAGTCAACATTCAATGGCAACGCTAATTCCATCTTTTCATTTTTTTCTATAAGTTTGACATTTCCTACAGACCCCGCAAGCGGTACCGCTTCTGCCACAATACCCCCAGTATATTTTGTCACGATATCTGCAGCAGTCGCTCCCTGTACGTAATTAGAGGTACCAAGTCTATTAGAACCCACTCTAATGCGTTTTTCGGCAAAAGCTTGACTGCTAATTGTAATAAGAGCAAAGGTTAACATTGTTATGATACTAATAAGCTTACTCCATTTTTTCATTTATATGCCCTCCTCGGTCCAATATAAGAATGTAATATTTATTCTGGATATACTAAAGACTTTTTTTAAAAAATTCTCCGTTCTTCATGATAACGTGTATTTTGTCCCTATTTTGAATTATTTGGGGGTCTTTTAGCGGATCGCCTTCAACCAATAAGAGGTCTGCCAATTTCCCTTCTTCAAGCGTGCCGATTTTGTCTTGTTTTTTTAGTAGTTCGGCATTTCTTTTAGTCATTGCCAACAATGCGTTCATTGACCCCATAACCTTCGCTTTTAACTCGAGTTCTGTTCCTTTAAATGGCTGGCAATCTCCGACAAGGTCAGACCCGGATGCTATTTTAAGACCTGCTTTGTACGCAATATCCAACGCTTCAAATGCATGATCTGCTACGTATTTCATTTTACGCATAAAATAATCTGGGAATCCCATAGAGTCCCCCTTTCTGCTCATTAT
The window above is part of the Cloacibacillus evryensis DSM 19522 genome. Proteins encoded here:
- a CDS encoding TAXI family TRAP transporter solute-binding subunit codes for the protein MKKWSKLISIITMLTFALITISSQAFAEKRIRVGSNRLGTSNYVQGATAADIVTKYTGGIVAEAVPLAGSVGNVKLIEKNEKMELALPLNVDCAAAMRGISGFQKSKNIRCLLGNMDRYYAGVMVRGDLPYKTWEELLKANAKIRLYTQAKGSGAELLTSRLLECGEVGYDDIKKWGGSVEFTDTENIINAFKDGRCDAFVLFVNKGHPVVSEIALTGKMKFLGLVPEQQKLMETKYGLVPDKLPAGVFKNQDQAIPSVMASTMLIVHSSMDDETAYKITKSIMEHKEDLTKGHKSFNDFDLKKAASPEFLGGVPLHPGAVMYFKEISQIK
- a CDS encoding TRAP transporter permease; this encodes MAFTRKNLIYATGLFWLTAQLYCAFQPVDAMLMRAILLSCSLAIAFLAKPFSGTSNRYINIIIDTSGYFISIGVLLYIALNTTRLSSRIPYVDEIFSLDIALCILYVILIFETGRRYLGWSMNVVCLIFLVYGFFGANLPSIFTHSGIDLHVFTEVQFLTTGGIFSSPIATTVSTVYYFMIFGGFLAATPAGTLFASCAKYLTRNSLGGAGKATVISAGLFGMISGSGPGNTATVGALMLPMMNEAKFSPKFSAALFAVGGTGGLLIPPVMGATAFVMADMIGTPYLTIAKCASLPALLYVISLLWIVHLEADKHNIKNPHVDKAELVASIKKYCYLVLPIFSVIYFIASGKSLMFAALASTLLIIILCQIRKESRLSIKQIIDMGVEATTSCVGLALPCALAGIVIGVIVYTGLGLRFSALIAAASAGSLIFALLLAMLMIIIMGMGMPTTAAYIMSAILLGPALENLNIQPLVGHMFMFYFAIISLITPPVAIASYTAAGICKTGLWETGLEGMRLALTLFLIPFVFVYNPGLLGIGDYGNIIQTFSTTLLGIVGVGMVVTGYYKGNLSIAERMLCCICAMLLIVPETYTDIIGTIGILAIIILRARRYRGKIVKA